The Apium graveolens cultivar Ventura chromosome 10, ASM990537v1, whole genome shotgun sequence nucleotide sequence AGAATTCTCTAAACCGACCAATTGCCCATTGGTTTAGAAAATAACGGGTTCAGAAGTAGCTACTACATTATAGATTTGACAATCAGCAGCCACAGTGTGCTTGTCAAGGTCGCTGAGTTTTTGGGGAACAGGACTGTGCTCTAAGCCATTCAATTTTTCATCACACGGTGAACACTGAACACGAGGGAAATCGACAGAATCATTTATATCAACTTGTGCTTCATTCTTTTTAGAACAGCTAACTGACATTTTACCATTTGAACCATAATCATTTTGCAAATCTTTTACAAGGGGTGCAACACTTCCCTTTGTTGAATAATTATAAAGCGGGGGGTGTTGGTGGTAGTGTAAGTTTTGGTGCGGGGAAGAGAACAAGAGATGAAGAAAGTAATAAAAAGAAAGGGGAGGAAGGCGAGGAAGTTAATGACTGGAGCAGCCAGCAGAATCGTTTGAAAAAGGATAGGAGTTCGATGAAATCTATTATGAATTACTCTGGCAAGCATAAGAAAGAGGATTCACGAACTTCTGAGGATGTGAGTGCTTAACAAATAATCTAAACTTCTCTTCATCATATAATTTGTGTGGGTGAAATATATAATAGAAAGGGTGGTTGAAACTTGAAATatataatagaaagcatgatatCTTTAGGGAACTTCTGAATTGCAGAGGGGAGCAGTTCTACAACTAGTGAAAGTCTCATAATCTACAAGATGAAAACCAATCAACTTTACGAACTAAGAAAAAAATAAATCATTTACATGGTTGAATACTGAGCTTTTACTAATTGCGAGAATTGTTTTGTCCTGGTTCTTAGTCAACTAAACATGTACTATGTATCATTCAGTTCAGTGGATAGCTGGTAGGCTAAATTCTGGCTGCTTCTTGATTTAGAATTGGATTTGTATAGAACATAGTAAATTCTACTCCTGAGTTGGTTTATTTTTTCCAGTATAAAACATATTATACATGTAAATTCTTGATGACACGCTTGGTATGATATCTAGATACTAAGGCTCTGATCAGATAAAATGTCCCCAATGATGCTGTAAACTGTCAATTACATTGCTGTCATGTGACTCTACATTTGCAACTTTCTTAATCATTGATGCATATATCTCTCTGCTTCTATACAGAATATAAATTTTACTTGTTATTACTTGGTATTAGTGGCTAAACTTTCTGCAAGAGTTGTAAACTGTGAGATTTGTTTTGATCTGACAAACTACTTGCCAAACTACTTGCCAAGCAGAAACATGCCAGGGAACTAGGAGCGTGGCAGGCATCTTTTGGGTTTCTTCGATTGGTCCcctgaaaataaattaaaaaaactTTCTTGTCCATCAGGTCCTAGTTTGTGCAAATTCAATACATCTGTCCTACGATTTCCCTTTTGTTGATGGGCGAGATGTGATGTTTTTTACTTGGGAATTTAATGTTCTCATGTATGTAATAATTAATATTATGTAAATATATCTATATTTGAAAAAAGTGAGAGTAGAGATTTTCACATTTGTCACTGGTGACAAATTAATGATTTTACCAATTAAGTGTAATGTGTGAAGTTATCAGTAGTCTGAAACTACTTGTTGCAAGATACATGTTTAATCAATGTATTCATGCTAGCTATATATATTTTCCTGATGTGCGCCTTTTTTTTAAGCTCAGTGCGTATGTTAAACAAAATTGCAACTTGGTTTGATGGATGAAATATCTTGCTAGTAAAAATAGCATGCTTTAACTTGGAATGACAGTATCTTATTCTTTTGTCAGGATAATAGGATTAATAGGATTGATCGAATTAGAACAGAATACCTTCTTGAGAAGGGAAGTGTTGCACCCCATGTTAAAGATTTGCGAAATGGTTATGGTTCAAATGGTAAAATGTCAGTTAGCTGTTCTAAACAGAATGAAGCGCAAGTTGATATAAATGATTCTGTCGGTTTCCGTCGTGTTCGGTGTTCACCGTGTGATGAAAAATTGGATGGCTTAGAGCACGGTCCCGTTCCCCAAAAACTCAGCGACCTTGACAAGCACACTGTGGCTGCTGATTGTCAAACCAATGGGCAATTGGTCCGATTAGAGAATTCTCATCTAATCAAGGAAAGTTCCTCGGAACTTGAAGAAGTCAGGCATACAAGAGAACCATCAGAATCATGTGATGCGACTTTTATTTCTGCAGGTCAGCTTACTAAGGATAAAATGGTAGTTTCTTTAAGGAAATCCTCTTCAACCTCAGCAACCACTTTGCTTTCTGGAACCAAATATTCTGATTGTGATAAGATGTCTGATGCTCAGAATTATAAAGTCAGAACTCAACAAAAAGTTGTGTCTGAAAAGAAAACAAGTGGTAAGAAAGACAGTTCTGCTGGTGGTTTTGTTAAGGACAGGGAGAGGTATCAAAAGTCAACGAGTTCTGCAAAAGAGTTTCCAAAATCTTTTGCCTCTTCTGTGAAAACTTCAAACCGAAGCAAGATTTCGGGTTCTTCTAATTTCAGTAAAACCTTGTCTGAATCAAAGGAATCTATTGCCTTTAGATCTGCTAAACCATCACTGTTACAAAATAGTATAGGTAATCCCGTGTCTTGTGAATCTGCTAGTTCCTTGCAACCTAAGAGTGGATCATATATTGATAATACAACTACCACTTCAAAGTTGATGCATAGAAGACAGTTGAAGGTCAATCATCATCGAAGGTCAACCTCACACTACAAGAGGATCAGTCGAGCACTCTAAACACTCCTGCAACAATAAGTGATGAAGAGGTCTGAGTCAAGCTGGCATTTTGTTGTCATGTTTTCTTGAAGTTCCTCTGCTAATGTTTTTCTAATTTCTGTTTCATCTTTTGCAGCTTGCATTATTATTGCATCAGGAGCTTAACAGATATGCAAGAGCCTCGCGGGTGCCACGCATGCGGCATGCTGGTAGTTTACACCAGTTAGCTTCTCCGACTGGTGCAAGCATGCTCATGAAGCAGTCACCATCTAATTCTGTGGGAAAAGACCATGGTTCGGTAAGTTGCACATGTCACTTTTAATTTCATTTATACTAGTGATTTCTGAATTACATTAATCGTTGTGCTTAAACAATACAAATATTCATTTCGCCCTTGGTAAGGTCGGTCCTTGTTAAGTTAGTTGTGTACTGATTTTTTTTCCTTTTATATCCTTGTTGATTTAAATATAATGTGATAAGTACCGTTAGGTTGTTAAGTAACCATCTATAATTAAAATCCTAAGGTGTTAGGGAGCGTCCTCAATTGGGTTATATAGCTCTAATATCTTGCGCGACATGTCTTAGATATATAACTCTAAAATCACTTTTTTTTAAGAATCAAACTTTAAAGCGCATAATGAGTATGTGTTTCCATAAACGTGATAAAAAACAAAGTACTGTTTTAGTTATGTTTCCATAACTAAAACTAGGTACTGTTAACATCATAAATGTTTATCTCATCCTTCCAATTGGTTGATATTGATTGCTTACGTGTCATTCTTTATTGATATTTTTATCAATGTTTATGTCTCGGGTGTTGGCCTTTTATGGCAAATTTTGAGAAATAGTGCACCCAATATCATCAAAGAAGTTAGGTTGGAATGTGTTCCGCGAGAGAAGAACAGTAACGCGGATGCTCTAGCAAAAATGAGGTCGCAACAAGAGGCTGTGTTTTTGGGATCTATCCCCCATGAAATCTAGGAGATTCCTAGTATCCCTGAGATAGAAATTATGCAAGTGGATAAAgctcccaaggaaacatggatgacgcccattctGGCCTACATCCAGAAGGGAACACTCCCTGAGGATAAGTTTAAGGCTCGTCGACTTCGCTATCAGGCTGTGAGGTACGTGATATATGACGAAGTTCTGTACAAAAGAGGATTCAATCAACCATTTCTTAGATGTGTTGCTGAAGAAGAAGGAGATTACATCTTAAGGGAAGTACATGAGGGaatctgtggcaatcactcgggggtaGCTCGTTGGCGATGAAAGTTTTGCGCCAAGGGTATTATTGGCCCACAATGAAAGAGGATGCTACAAATTTTGTCAGGGCATGCGATCGCTGCCAGCGCTTTGCAAACTACTCGTCTATGCCGGCGACGCTATTAACGCCTATGGCAAGCCCATGGCCGttcgccatgtggggaattgatcttatCGGAGAATTACCTAAAGCTAAAGGGGACGTCAAGTATACAGTGGTTGCAGTTGATTACTTTACTAAGTGGGCGGAAGCCATGCCAATGGCTactatcaccgcaaagaaaatcaGAGATTTTGTTTTCAACTCCATCGTGTGCAGGTTTGGAATCCCTTAAATGCTTGTCTCTGACAACGGAAAGcaatttgatagcaaggagttgcGACAACTATGTGAGGAGTTAAAAATTAAGAAGGAGTTTGCAGCGGTCTATCATCTTCAAAGCAATGGGCAGACAGAAGCtgttaataaaataataaagcacACCCTCA carries:
- the LOC141692232 gene encoding uncharacterized protein LOC141692232 — translated: MVGGIVEFLDLTSCSGGNGGSGRERMEDGVQHFPLLNNYKAGGVGGSVSFGAGKRTRDEESNKKKGEEGEEVNDWSSQQNRLKKDRSSMKSIMNYSGKHKKEDSRTSEDDNRINRIDRIRTEYLLEKGSVAPHVKDLRNGYGSNGKMSVSCSKQNEAQVDINDSVGFRRVRCSPCDEKLDGLEHGPVPQKLSDLDKHTVAADCQTNGQLVRLENSHLIKESSSELEEVRHTREPSESCDATFISAGQLTKDKMVVSLRKSSSTSATTLLSGTKYSDCDKMSDAQNYKVRTQQKVVSEKKTSGKKDSSAGGFVKDRERYQKSTSSAKEFPKSFASSVKTSNRSKISGSSNFSKTLSESKESIAFRSAKPSLLQNSIGNPVSCESASSLQPKSGSYIDNTTTTSKLMHRRQLKLALLLHQELNRYARASRVPRMRHAGSLHQLASPTGASMLMKQSPSNSVGKDHGSEIPSIPEIEIMQVDKAPKETWMTPILAYIQKGTLPEDKFKARRLRYQAVRYVIYDEVLYKRGFNQPFLRCVAEEEGDYILREVHEGICGNHSGVARWR